In Vanacampus margaritifer isolate UIUO_Vmar chromosome 18, RoL_Vmar_1.0, whole genome shotgun sequence, a genomic segment contains:
- the rhot2 gene encoding mitochondrial Rho GTPase 2: MKQDVRILLLGEPMVGKTSLIMSLVGEEFPDEVPSRAEEITIPADVTPEKVPTHIVDYSEKEQSDEILRGEILKANVVCVVYDVTNEDSIEKIKTKWIPLVNGGAEKGNKVPIILVGNKSDLRSGSSMETILPIMNQFSEIETCVECSARNLKNISELFYYAQKAVLHPTAPLYDPEDKQLKPLCVRALSRIFYISDQDNDRVLSDAELNCFQKSCFGNPLASQALEDVKTVVWKNTSDGVQDNGLTLNGFLFLNTLFIQRGRHETTWTILRKFGYDDNLELTDDYLYPALRVPAGCTAELNHLGHQFLQRLFEKYDEDKDSALSPAELKNLFCTCPYMPWGAEVYTAVPTTAEGYISNHGYHCQWKLSAYLDIHRCLEHFGYLGYPILTEQESPATAVTVTRERGEDLEKRQTQRSVFLCKVIGQRGTGKSTFLQAFAGRRAVNHPSSGDAFSPFAINTVQIGNQEKSLILNEVDVEADFLMASDSHCDVACLMYDASDPHSFDYCASIYKQHYMERNIPCVLVASKQDLPEVKQFHGVTPAEFCSKHRLPQPLPFSDTFPESNANTVFTRLAWAAVYPHLNGSDMSNTSFWLRVALGSAVVAVVGFAIFRAAVRLK; this comes from the exons ATGAAACAGGACGTGAGGATACTTTTGCTGGGGGAAC CCATGGTGGGGAAGACTTCTCTCATCATGTCCTTGGTTGGAGAGGAGTTCCCCGATGAG GTTCCGTCTCGAGCTGAAGAAATCACCATCCCGGCTGACGTCACTCCAGAGAAAGTGCCCACACACATCGTGGACTACTCGG AAAAAGAGCAGAGCGATGAGATCCTTAGAGGAGAGATTCTCAAG GCCAACGTGGTGTGTGTCGTCTATGATGTCACCAACGAGGACTCAATAGAGAAG atcAAGACAAAATGGATACCTTTAGTGAATGGCGGTGCAGAGAAAGGAAATAA AGTTCCAATCATCCTCGTGGGGAACAAGTCGGATCTGCGCTCGGGCAGCTCCATGGAGACCATTCTCCCCATCATGAACCAGTTCTCTGAGATTGAgacgtgtgtggag TGTTCCGCTCGCAATCTCAAAAACATATCCGAGCTGTTCTACTATGCGCAGAAGGCGGTCCTCCACCCCACTGCGCCTCTATATGACCCCGAGGACAAACAG CTCAAACCTCTGTGCGTGAGAGCGCTCAGTCGAATCTTTTACATCTCCGACCAGGACAACGACCGCGTCCTCAGCGATGCGGAGCTCAACTGTTTTCAG AAGTCTTGTTTTGGAAATCCACTGGCGTCGCAAGCCTTAGAAGATGTCAAGACGGTTGTGTGGAAAAACACCAGTGATGGAGTGCAGGACAATGGCTTGACCTTAAATG GCTTCTTGTTCCTTAATACATTATTCATCCAGCGGGGCCGTCACGAAACCACTTGGACGATCCTCAGGAAGTTTGGTTACGATGACAACCTGGAACTGACGGACGATTACCTCTACCCCGC CCTACGGGTTCCTGCGGGCTGCACTGCTGAACTCAATCATTTGGGTCACCAGTTCCTCCAGCGGCTGTTTGAGAAGTATGATGAA GATAAAGACTCTGCGCTGTCGCCAGCAGAGCTGAAGAATCTGTTCTGTACTTGCCCTTACATGCCGTGGGGCGCCGAGGTCTACACGGCGGTGCCGACAACCGCCGAGGGCTACATCTCTAATCATGGCTACCACTGTCAGTGGAA GCTTTCTGCTTATCTCGACATCCACCGTTGCCTGGAGCACTTTGGGTACCTCGGTTATCCTATCCTCACGGAGCAGGAGTCACCGGCTACCGCGGTCACAG TAACAAGAGAACGAGGCGAGGACCTGGAGAAGCGCCAAACGCAGCGTTCGGTGTTTCTGTGCAAGGTGATCGGACAGCGGGGGACGGGCAAAAGCACCTTTTTGCAGGCCTTCGCCGGCCGCCGCGCCGTG AACCACCCGAGCAGCGGCGATGCCTTTTCCCCCTTCGCCATAAACACGGTCCAAATAGGCAATCAAGAGAAGTCCCTTATT CTCAACGAGGTGGACGTGGAGGCGGACTTCCTGATGGCGTCGGACTCGCACTGTGACGTGGCTTGTCTCATGTATGATGCCAGTGACCCACATTCCTTCGACTACTGCGCCAGCATATACAAG caACATTACATGGAGCGCAACATCCCATGCGTGCTGGTGGCCTCCAAACAAGACCTCCCCGAAGTCAAGCAGTTCCACGGGGTGACGCCAGCGGAATTTTGTTCCAAACACAGACTGCCTCAACCGTTGCCTTTCTCCGACACGTTTCCCGAATCCAACGCCAACACCGTCTTCACCAGACTCGCCTGGGCTGCTGTGTACCC ACACCTGAACGGCTCAGACATGAGCAACACTTCGTTCTGGCTGAGGGTGGCGTTGGGCTCCGCCGTGGTTGCAGTTGTGGGTTTTGCTATTTTCAGAGCGGCCGTCAGACTGAAATGA
- the wdr90 gene encoding WD repeat-containing protein 90, whose translation MAAKDGWQHPYVNIFKQFRLAEWLRASKEGYVSLYTDKILNSAVYRIRGSESEDGCIKLPKNSHHSLGLTGRYLYVLFKPKPGKQFLIVLDVIAEDGRMVRISISNAFKEFKFTRTSLRFPFQCGPEFDWVADAKARATRQRYRPSAPTKVRWTCLMMDLQRTLTGYLNNLYYSHLKSVKLCAHMSVKNLFTSDLLLNPEVSYHEAKQMSLPTSDGIGHMPRDMVFPVPEGRSWHKCYNYIRFPLEEDLKCGIIRKGPSKVEEPNLPSLTEEESRPPSPELVSDIPELPEVVTEVVEDPEPESPSSSRYSTPPSVVNEEEIEEEVADSSEEGQKLLPDPILRLRRIIGFGGATTKCALWTISGDSVVYPCHAIVVSMKIDSDEQRFFIGHTDKVSALAFNGNSTLLASAQSGNYCVVRIWNYLKGNCMAMFRMHAHSVTSLSFSYSGSILCGVGKDSHGKTLVVVWNTANVGNGGEVSMFAKTKLDVDIKSMKCASFDETRLVSCGHDSIRLWRVRQGTLRSCPINLGEYRPLDFTDVAFEEGDSPQQHIDDRLLFASCRSGHIFEIDYTRVVVRNVRWLFPVRQEQQEKWTLNKDPGIAINSLSVRSSFCATGSEDGFLRLWPLDFSAVLLEAEHEGPVSLVSVSSDRRRVLTATVTGNLGFLDVSSRGYSTLMRSHTGAVLGFSVDGIRRHLTTASSDGSVRIWSMDSLQQLYDFVSEDKPCSVAFHPSEQIFSCGFSSGIVRVFDISCGKLLAEHNHHRGEVVGLAFSPDGDCMYSAASEGSLALYNSCDNDSHVIRVVCGVVARGTGRAPDALAVSSDSRCLAFVGPSEYTITIADALSLEESLRLDVSILDSESNFLDSALKVCFSSASPEHLLVATSANKILWVNTQTGGLIRQVSKVHKHWCSSLAVSEDRRFLVTAGHHAVKVWDYNMQLTTNSQMFIGHSQPINQVSFTPGQQGVVSVGDAIFLWDFLAPPVDLLRTVRMLAVDEMPREKAPRPLSPPPPLDVSATEVELDVTGSEPGFHPKPGTCYLKITEVGDAIRMSQSINLQNNGFNEKRVRPDCYRHFIPRFKNSTLDETAVIAQPGEAGMTLKAVIGYNGNGRGNLVWSPDQGLFAYSCGGVVVVENVNSGRQRHLQGHREEISCLAISNDAQIMASAAGKSANKSLICIWAVQSGACLNTISYHRGAVQSLSFSKNDRFLLSIGDFSDPAVAVWSSSTFQMLSSESGLGAVHHAAFSPFVDAQLACVGSQGVYFGLFNSHGQDGDLKLQRARAPVEVGDVELTALCYHSESLLFTATNRGHLCVWDIETQSCFMTWEADEGEIGVLLCRGNTLLTGSNTHWLRLWEVEAVRRVKPQGKASRKDGGASAVLRQEIMLDGATVSAAFDNTMDMGIVGTTTGTLWYVDWLDSSSIRLVSGHNNKVNGLAFQTDESHFATCSEDGSLRVWSIPSNELVVQFQVLNQSCTCVCWSLSPSLHHVRVAAGYSDGTLRVFRLSTSEMERKLHPHHVAVTAIQYSANGDVILSGGKNGLIAVSHALDGSTLRVFRDHKGAAISTIQCVREQCKEFGLVGNELWLAASVDRRVSVWAADWFKCKCALLDWLTLPAPPYCQDDSPPPSLAAFCPTDPSLLIYTGYGVEKELIFYSLLKKRIIKKIALHHWVTCFSLSSKSQLIAVGSKERVLKLIKWTSGKFQDFIQHSDSLQTCRFSPSGTLLFSVAHNEILLWEVNGL comes from the exons ATGGCCGCCAAAG ATGGTTGGCAGCATCCTTACGTCAACATATTCAAACAGTTCCGACTTGCAGAGTGGCTAAGGGCATCCAAAGAAGGATATGTGTCACTATACAcg GACAAGATCCTCAACAGTGCAGTGTATCGGATCAGGGGTTCTGAATCCGAGGACGGTTGCATCAAGCTTCCTAAAAACTCGCACCACTCTCTGGGTCTGACGGGCCGATATCTCTACGTCCTCTTCAAGCCCAAGCCAGGAAAACAATTTTTGATCGTCCTGGATGTCATAGCAGAG GATGGCCGCATGGTGCGCATATCCATCTCCAACGCGTTCAAAGAGTTCAAATTCACGAGAACGTCGCTGCGCTTCCCGTTCCAGTGCGGCCCCGAATTTGATTGGGTTGCTGACGCGAAAGCCCGGGCTACACGACAAC GTTACAGACCTTCAGCACCCACTAAGGTCCGCTGGACCTGCTTGATGATGGATCTGCAGCGCACGCTCACCGGCTACCTCAACAATCTCTACTACAGTCATCTTAAGAGCGTCAAGCTGTGCGCCCACATGTCTGTTAAAAACTTGTTTACCAGCGACCTGCTGCTTAATCCTG AGGTTTCGTACCACGAAGCAAAGCAAATGAGCCTGCCCACTTCGGACGGCATTGGACACATGCCCCGAGACATGGTGTTTCCTGTGCCCGAGGGACGCAGCTGGCATAAATGCTACAATTACATCAG GTTTCCATTAGAAGAAGATCTGAAGTGCGGCATCATTCGAAAAGGCCCTTCAAAGGTGGAAGAAC CAAACTTGCCCAGCCTCACGGAAGAAGAATCCCGACCCCCCAGCCCAGAATTA GTGAGCGACATACCCGAGCTGCCTGAAGTGGTCACTGAGGTGGTGGAGGACCCTGAGCCGGAATCGCCATCCTCCAGTCGATACTCCACCCCCCCCTCGGTTGTCAACGAGGAGGAAATAGAAGAGGAG GTTGCTGACAGCTCTGAAGAGGGGCAG AAGCTGTTGCCAGACCCGATTCTCAGGCTCAGGAGGATAATCGGTTTTGGAGGAGCCACCACCAAATGT gccTTATGGACCATCTCAGGCGATTCCGTGGTTTATCCATGTCACGCCATTGTTGTCTCTATGAAAATAGACTCTGACGAGCAGAGGTTCTTCATTGGCCACACGGACAAG GTGTCTGCGCTGGCTTTTAACGGCAACAGCACATTGCTGGCCTCTGCGCAAAGTGGCAATTACTGCGTGGTTCGAATATGGAACTACCTGAAAGGAAATTGCATGGCCATGTTCAGGATGCACGCTCATTCAGTAACCTCGCTGAG CTTCTCGTACAGTGGCAGCATCCTGTGTGGCGTGGGAAAAGACAGCCACGGCAAGACG TTGGTGGTTGTCTGGAACACGGCCAATGTCGGCAACGGTGGAGAAGTGAGCATGTTTGCCAAGACAAAACTGGACGTGGACATTAAAAGCATGAAATGTGCCAGCTTTGATGAGACAAG GCTGGTGTCGTGCGGTCATGACAGCATTCGTCTGTGGCGGGTTCGCCAAGGCACACTGCGCTCGTGCCCAATCAACCTCGGCGAATATCGCCCATTGGACTTCACCGACGTGGCCTTTGAGGAGGGGGACTCGCCCCAACAGCATATTGATGATAGGCTGCT gtTTGCAAGCTGCAGGAGCGGCCACATCTTTGAGATTGACTACACCAGGGTAGTCGTTCGAAATGTCCGATGGTTGTTTCCAGTGCGGCAGGAGCAGCAGGAGAAGTGGACTCTCAACAAAG ATCCCGGTATCGCCATCAACAGCCTCAGCGTGCGCTCGTCTTTCTGCGCCACGGGTTCCGAAGATGGCTTCCTGCGGCTGTGGCCTCTGGATTTTTCTGCCGTCTTGCTCGAAGCTG aacacGAGGGTCCCGTGAGCCTGGTATCCGTGTCATCAGACAGAAGGCGGGTCCTGACTGCCACCGTAACTGGCAACCTGGGTTTCCTGGATGTGAGCAGTCGGGGTTACAGCACGCTGATGAGGTCGCACACGGGCGCCGTGCTGGGCTTCAGCGTGGACGGGATCCGGCGGCATCTCACGACAGCCTCTTCCGACGGCTCCGTGCGCATTTGGTCCATGGACTCCTTGCAACAG CTGTACGACTTTGTGTCGGAGGATAAGCCGTGTTCGGTCGCCTTTCATCCCAGCGAGCAGATCTTCTCTTGTGGCTTCAGCTCGGGCATCGTCAGAGTCTTCGATATCTCCTGTGGCAAGCTCTTGGCTGAGCACAA TCATCACCGAGGCGAAGTGGTGGGCCTTGCCTTCTCTCCCGACGGCGACTGCATGTACAGCGCCGCCTCCGAGGGCTCTCTGGCGCTCTACAACTCCTGCGACAATGACAGCCACGTCATCCGAGTTGTCT GTGGTGTGGTCGCCCGAGGCACTGGCCGTGCTCCTGATGCTCTTGCAGTGAGCAGTGACAGCCGCTGTCTGGCTTTCGTTGGGCCCTCTGAGTACACCATTACTATTGCTGATGCGTTGTCTCTCGAAGAG TCACTCCGCCTCGACGTGAGTATTTTGGATTCGGAGAGCAACTTTCTGGATTCTGCGCTGAAGGTCTGCTTCTCCTCCGCCTCCCCTGAGCATTTGCTGGTAGCGACATCCGCTAACAAAATCCTCTGGGTCAACACCCAGACGGGTGGTCTGATCCGGCAG GTGTCCAAGGTGCACAAGCACTGGTGTTCCTCTCTGGCTGTGAGCGAAGACCGACGTTTTTTGGTCACGGCGGGACATCATGCAGTCAAAGTGTGGGATTATAACATGCAGCTGACTACGAACTCGCAG ATGTTTATAGGTCATAGTCAGCCCATCAACCAGGTGAGCTTCACCCCTGGACAGCAAGGTGTGGTCTCAGTGGGGGACGCCATTTTCCTTTGGGACTTCCTGGCACCCCCAGTCGACTTGCTACGTACCGTCCGGATGTTAGCTGTGGATGAGATGCCTCGTGAAAAGGCACCCCGACCCTTGTCTCCCCCACCGCCACTGGATGTGAGCGCCACCGAAGTCGAGCTGGacg TCACTGGTTCAGAGCCCGGTTTTCACCCCAAGCCTGGCACATGCTACTTGAAAATCACAGAAGTAGGCGATGCCATCAGAAtgagtcaatcaatcaatcttcaAAACAATG GTTTTAATGAGAAGCGCGTGCGTCCAGATTGTTATCGACACTTCATACCACGATTTAAGAATTCCACACTTGATGAG ACTGCTGTGATTGCTCAGCCGGGTGAAGCAGGCATGACACTGAAGGCAGTAATTGGTTACAATGGCAACGGTCGTGGCAACTTGGTTTGGAGCCCTGACCAAG GTTTATTTGCATACTCCTGCGGtggcgtggtggtggtggagaaTGTCAACTCAGGGCGTCAGAGACATTTGCAGGGCCACAGGGAAGAGATCTCTTGTCTTGCTATCTCAAATGACGCTCAG ATAATGGCCTCTGCTGCGGGCAAAAGTGCCAACAAGAGCCTCATTTGCATTTGGGCCGTCCAGAGTGGCGCTTGTCTGAATACCATTTCCTACCACAGAGGGGCAGTGCAGAGTCTCTCTTTCTCCAAAAATGATCGATTCTTGCTCTCCATAG GAGACTTCTCAGACCCGGCAGTGGCTGTGTGGAGCAGCTCGACCTTCCAGATGCTCTCCAGTGAGAGTGGTTTGGGAGCGGTCCACCACGCAGCCTTCAGCCCCTTTGTGGACGCCCAGCTGGCCTGTGTAGGCAGCCAAGGTGTTTACTTCGGCCTCTTCAACAGTCATGGGCAGGATGGTGACCTCAAA CTCCAGAGAGCGAGGGCACCGGTCGAGGTGGGTGATGTGGAGCTGACGGCTCTGTGCTACCATTCGGAGTCGTTGCTATTCACCGCCACCAACAGAGGACACCTTTGCGTTTGGGACATCGAGACACAGAGCTGCTTCATGACGTGGGAGGCTGATGAGGGCGAGATTG gtGTGTTGCTGTGTCGAGGGAACACGCTGTTGACAGGCAGCAACACCCACTGGCTGCGACTGTGGGAGGTAGAAGCTGTGCGGCGTGTGAAGCCTCAGGGCAAGGCGTCCAGAAAAGATGG CGGGGCGTCGGCGGTGTTGAGGCAGGAGATCATGCTGGATGGCGCCACAGTCAGCGCTGCCTTTGACAACACAATGGACATGGGCATCGTGGGCACCACCACGGGAACCTTGTGGTACGTCGACTGGTTGGACAGCAGCAGCATCCGGCTGGTCAGCGGCCACAACAATAAG GTGAACGGTTTGGCCTTTCAGACGGATGAAAGCCACTTTGCCACTTGCAGCGAAGACGGCAGTCTGAGGGTTTGGTCTATTCCTAGTAATGAACTGGTGGTGCAGTTCCAGGTACTCAATCAG TCGTGCACCTGCGTGTGCTGGAGCCTTTCTCCGAGCCTGCATCACGTGCGCGTGGCGGCAGGATACAGCGACGGCACTTTGCGCGTCTTTCGACTCTCCACCTCCGAAATGGAGCGCAAGCTGCATCCCCATCACGTCGCCGTCACCGCCATCCAGTACTCGGCCAACG GTGACGTTATCCTCTCTGGTGGGAAGAACGGCCTCATAGCTGTCAGTCACGCCCTGGACGGATCGACCCTCCGTGTTTTCAGGGACCACAAAGGAGCAGCCATCAGCACCATTCAGTGTGTTCGTGAACAG TGTAAGGAGTTTGGACTGGTGGGGAACGAGCTGTGGTTGGCTGCCAGCGTTGACAGGCGCGTCAGTGTCTGGGCGGCCGATTGGTTCAAGTGCAAGTGCGCTTTACTCGACTGGCTCACACTTCCTGCGCCGCCGTATTGCCAG GATGACAGCCCACCTCCGAGCCTGGCTGCCTTTTGCCCGACAGACCCCAGCCTGCTCATCTACACTGGTTACGGCGTAGAGAAAGAACTCATTTTCTACAGCCTCTTGAAAAAAAGG ATAATCAAAAAGATTGCTTTGCATCACTGGGTCACATGCTTCAGCCTCTCTTCCAAGAGTCAACTCATAGCAGTGGGGTCAAAAG AGCGCGTGTTGAAGCTGATCAAGTGGACCAGCGGCAAGTTCCAGGACTTCATACAGCACAGCGACTCGCTGCAGACGTGTCGTTTCTCCCCCTCAGGGACACTCCTCTTTTCTGTGGCTCATAATGAGATTCTGCTGTGGGAGGTGAACGGCCTCTGA